From the Acidovorax carolinensis genome, one window contains:
- the hfq gene encoding RNA chaperone Hfq encodes MSNKGQLLQDPFLNALRKEHVPVSIYLVNGIKLQGQIESFDQYVVLLRNTVTQMVYKHAISTIVPGRAVNFSTADTPDADNSGA; translated from the coding sequence GTGAGCAATAAAGGCCAACTTCTGCAAGACCCCTTCCTTAACGCCCTGCGCAAAGAGCATGTGCCGGTCTCCATTTACCTGGTAAATGGCATCAAGCTGCAGGGACAAATTGAATCATTTGACCAGTATGTCGTGCTGCTTCGCAATACGGTGACCCAGATGGTCTACAAACACGCAATTTCCACCATTGTGCCGGGGCGTGCGGTCAATTTCTCAACCGCTGACACCCCGGATGCTGACAATAGCGGCGCCTAA
- the der gene encoding ribosome biogenesis GTPase Der has protein sequence MKPVIALVGRPNVGKSTLFNRLTKSRDAIVADFAGLTRDRHYGNGKQGKHEYIVIDTGGFEPDASSGIYREMAKQTQQAVAEADVVIFVVDARAGVSAQDHDIANYLRRLGKPCVLVANKAEGMLQGIQLAEFYELGLGDVYPVSAAHGQGIRGLVDLALEPLHLPEPEDTEQDVDKGVIKLAVAGRPNVGKSTLINTWLGEERLVAFDMPGTTRDAITVPFERNGQRFELVDTAGLRRKGKVFEAIEKFSVVKTLQAIESANVVLLLLDATQGVTDQDAHIAGYILESGRAVVLAVNKWDAVDDYQRQLLERSIETRLAFLKFAAMHFISAKKRQGLGPLWASIAQAHKAATCKMSTPVLTRVLLEAVQFQAPKRAGMFRPKMRYAHQGGMNPPVIVIHGNSLEHVTDAYKRFLEGRFRKEFDLVGTPLRIEMKTSHNPFADKDDS, from the coding sequence ATGAAGCCAGTTATCGCTCTCGTGGGGCGTCCGAACGTCGGGAAATCCACGTTGTTCAACCGTCTCACAAAGTCAAGAGATGCCATCGTGGCCGACTTTGCCGGGTTGACGCGCGACAGGCATTACGGCAACGGCAAGCAAGGCAAGCACGAGTACATCGTGATCGACACAGGGGGGTTCGAGCCGGATGCGTCCAGCGGCATCTACCGTGAGATGGCCAAGCAAACCCAACAAGCTGTTGCGGAAGCCGATGTGGTGATTTTTGTGGTGGACGCCCGTGCGGGTGTTTCGGCGCAGGATCACGATATTGCGAACTATCTGCGCCGGCTTGGCAAGCCCTGTGTCCTGGTCGCGAACAAGGCAGAGGGCATGCTTCAAGGCATCCAGCTGGCTGAGTTCTACGAACTGGGCCTGGGTGACGTCTACCCCGTTTCAGCAGCCCACGGGCAGGGAATCCGCGGGCTGGTCGATCTTGCCCTGGAGCCGCTTCATCTGCCAGAGCCCGAGGATACCGAGCAGGACGTCGACAAGGGCGTGATCAAGCTGGCAGTGGCCGGTCGTCCCAATGTGGGCAAATCAACGCTGATCAACACCTGGCTGGGTGAAGAGCGTCTGGTGGCATTCGACATGCCGGGAACGACCCGTGATGCCATTACCGTGCCCTTTGAGCGCAATGGGCAGCGATTTGAGTTGGTCGACACGGCCGGCTTGCGTCGCAAGGGGAAGGTGTTTGAGGCCATCGAGAAGTTCTCCGTGGTCAAGACCCTGCAGGCCATCGAGTCGGCCAATGTTGTCTTGCTGTTGCTGGATGCCACCCAGGGTGTTACAGACCAGGACGCGCACATTGCCGGATACATCCTTGAGAGTGGGCGCGCGGTGGTGCTTGCAGTCAACAAGTGGGATGCTGTTGATGATTACCAGCGCCAATTGCTTGAGCGGTCTATTGAAACACGGCTGGCATTCTTGAAGTTTGCCGCAATGCATTTCATTTCCGCAAAAAAGAGGCAAGGACTGGGACCACTTTGGGCCTCGATCGCCCAGGCGCACAAGGCTGCAACCTGCAAGATGTCTACGCCGGTCCTCACGCGCGTATTGCTGGAGGCGGTGCAGTTTCAGGCGCCGAAGCGCGCAGGCATGTTCCGTCCCAAGATGCGATACGCCCACCAGGGAGGGATGAATCCCCCTGTCATCGTGATCCATGGCAATTCTCTGGAGCACGTGACGGATGCCTACAAGCGGTTTTTGGAAGGGCGTTTCCGCAAAGAATTCGATCTGGTAGGAACGCCGCTGCGCATCGAAATGAAGACATCTCACAACCCCTTCGCCGACAAAGACGACAGTTGA
- the bamB gene encoding outer membrane protein assembly factor BamB, whose product MRFVLTPFSLPWVSRAKCLASALLVGTVLSGCSLWGGSSKPVPADLGPNVAVLGVRQVWAARIGSVAGLPLDIHASGHVVTLASADGVVAALDARSGADLWRTALGEPLSAGVGSDGKWTAVVSRSNFLVALEAGRELWRKPLQTQTFTAPLVAGNRIFVLSADRSVSAYDAATGRRLWIQSRPGEPLVLRQSGVLLAVGDTLVVGLAGRLVGFNPDNGSVRWEAPLASARGTNDVERLVELVGRVSRVGDSVCARSFQAAVGCVNTARGTVAWTQLAAGTEGIHGDGELIFGTESNGALLAWRRADGTRAWTSDRLKFRKLTAPLVLGRSVVVGDETGLVHLLSRDDGSPLNRLTTDASGIAAAPVVAADTLVAVTRNGGIYGFRPD is encoded by the coding sequence ATGAGATTCGTCCTAACCCCGTTTTCCCTGCCGTGGGTATCGCGTGCCAAGTGTTTGGCGTCCGCACTTTTGGTTGGGACTGTTCTGAGTGGCTGCTCTCTCTGGGGCGGGAGTTCCAAGCCAGTGCCTGCGGATCTTGGGCCCAATGTCGCCGTTCTCGGCGTCCGCCAGGTTTGGGCGGCGCGTATCGGAAGCGTTGCTGGGCTGCCGCTGGATATTCACGCCTCGGGCCACGTCGTGACACTCGCCTCGGCTGACGGCGTGGTGGCCGCTCTGGATGCACGCTCGGGGGCGGATCTCTGGCGCACAGCGCTGGGTGAGCCTTTGTCGGCAGGTGTTGGCAGCGACGGCAAGTGGACCGCTGTGGTTTCACGCAGCAATTTTCTGGTGGCTCTGGAGGCCGGGCGTGAGCTGTGGCGCAAGCCGTTGCAGACGCAAACCTTCACCGCCCCGCTGGTTGCAGGAAACCGCATTTTTGTGTTGTCAGCTGACCGGTCGGTTTCTGCCTACGATGCGGCGACGGGGCGGCGTTTGTGGATTCAGTCCCGCCCAGGTGAGCCTTTGGTGTTGCGTCAGTCCGGTGTGCTCTTGGCGGTTGGCGATACGCTGGTGGTCGGGTTGGCCGGCCGATTGGTGGGTTTCAATCCTGACAATGGCAGTGTTCGGTGGGAAGCCCCTCTGGCCAGCGCCCGGGGTACGAATGATGTGGAGCGGCTGGTGGAGCTGGTGGGCCGTGTTTCGCGTGTGGGTGACAGTGTCTGTGCGCGCTCGTTTCAGGCTGCAGTGGGATGCGTGAATACGGCGCGTGGCACGGTGGCGTGGACACAGCTTGCTGCGGGAACTGAGGGCATACACGGAGATGGTGAGCTCATCTTCGGCACGGAGAGCAATGGTGCGCTGCTTGCCTGGCGCCGGGCTGATGGCACGCGTGCATGGACATCGGATCGGCTCAAATTTCGAAAGCTGACGGCACCTTTGGTCTTGGGGCGCTCTGTTGTCGTGGGGGATGAGACCGGGCTCGTGCATCTGCTGTCTCGCGACGATGGCAGCCCTCTGAATCGTTTGACCACAGATGCCTCCGGCATCGCCGCCGCGCCGGTTGTCGCTGCAGATACTTTGGTGGCTGTCACCCGCAATGGCGGGATATACGGCTTCCGTCCTGATTGA
- a CDS encoding YfgM family protein, which yields MANHLDLEEQEQLDQLKHFWNTWGTLISSLALLVFGSVAAWNGYQYWQNRQATQAAALFDAVDVASNSGDQARMEQAFGDLRSKYSGTTQTAQAGLILAKTMLDAGNIKGAREALAWVAEKANDDGYKALASLRLSSVLMDLKELDEALKLVSGSFPTEFEAVVADRKGDILMLQGKQDQAVAEYKRAFNAFDERVEYRRLVEVKLNALGVHPQGAAMAVAASDEVKK from the coding sequence ATGGCCAATCATCTCGATCTCGAAGAACAAGAGCAGCTTGATCAACTCAAGCATTTCTGGAATACCTGGGGCACGTTGATCAGTAGCTTGGCGCTGCTGGTGTTTGGTTCAGTCGCCGCGTGGAATGGCTACCAGTATTGGCAGAATCGCCAGGCAACGCAGGCTGCGGCACTTTTTGATGCCGTGGATGTGGCTTCCAACAGTGGTGATCAGGCGCGCATGGAACAGGCATTTGGTGACCTTCGGTCCAAATATTCGGGAACGACCCAGACAGCCCAAGCTGGGCTGATTCTTGCCAAAACCATGCTCGACGCCGGCAATATCAAGGGTGCCAGGGAAGCATTGGCCTGGGTTGCTGAAAAGGCCAATGACGATGGCTACAAGGCGCTTGCCAGCTTGCGGCTGTCCAGTGTGCTGATGGATTTGAAAGAGCTTGATGAAGCGCTCAAGCTGGTCTCGGGATCATTTCCCACAGAGTTTGAGGCGGTGGTCGCTGATCGCAAGGGCGACATCTTGATGCTGCAGGGGAAGCAGGACCAAGCCGTCGCTGAGTACAAGCGCGCATTCAATGCGTTCGATGAGCGTGTGGAGTATCGCCGGTTGGTGGAAGTCAAGCTCAACGCTCTGGGAGTGCATCCACAAGGTGCTGCCATGGCTGTCGCTGCATCCGATGAGGTCAAGAAATGA
- the hisS gene encoding histidine--tRNA ligase: protein MNDILPPDSARWEWLEGKVRTLMERYAYRNIRTPIVEPTPLFVRGLGEVTDIVEKEMYSFEDRLNGEQLTLRPEATAGVVRAVAEHSMLYDGGKRLYYMGPMFRHERPQRGRYRQFHQIGAEALGFPGAELDAELILLANALWKELGLHNVRLELNSLGQPDERKAHRAALIDYLERHVDALDEEARRRLHTNPLRILDTKNPAMQSIVEAAPRLIDFLGEASLSHFNVVKAILDANGVSWQVNPRLVRGMDYYNLTVFEFVTDQLGSQGTICGGGRYDYLIEQIGGKAAPAVGWALGVERVLELLKEQGSAIPPISPDVYAVIPDVTTLPVAIATLERLRAHGVSAQMHGAPASGEGMGSMKSQFKKADASGARHALIFGADELARGMVLCKSLRDGSGSQTEHRLDNVSKWASALQISR, encoded by the coding sequence ATGAACGACATCCTGCCGCCCGACTCCGCCCGGTGGGAGTGGCTGGAGGGCAAGGTGCGCACGCTCATGGAGCGGTATGCCTATCGCAATATTCGCACTCCGATCGTCGAGCCGACGCCGCTGTTTGTGCGTGGTCTGGGGGAGGTTACGGACATTGTCGAGAAGGAGATGTATTCCTTTGAAGACCGCCTGAATGGCGAGCAACTGACCTTGCGGCCGGAGGCGACGGCGGGCGTGGTTCGCGCGGTTGCTGAACACTCCATGCTGTACGACGGTGGCAAACGTTTGTATTACATGGGACCCATGTTTCGCCATGAGCGTCCGCAGCGTGGGCGGTACCGTCAGTTCCACCAGATCGGTGCGGAGGCACTCGGGTTTCCAGGTGCGGAACTGGATGCGGAATTGATTTTGTTGGCCAATGCGTTGTGGAAAGAACTGGGCCTTCATAACGTGCGTCTCGAACTCAACAGTCTGGGGCAACCAGATGAACGCAAGGCGCACCGCGCCGCCTTGATTGACTATCTGGAGCGCCATGTGGATGCCCTTGACGAGGAGGCGCGTCGGCGCTTGCACACCAATCCCCTGCGGATTTTGGACACCAAGAATCCGGCGATGCAGTCGATTGTCGAAGCGGCGCCGCGATTGATCGATTTTCTTGGGGAAGCGTCCTTGAGCCACTTCAATGTGGTGAAGGCCATTCTGGATGCCAACGGAGTTTCCTGGCAGGTCAATCCACGGTTAGTGCGTGGTATGGATTACTACAATCTCACAGTGTTTGAGTTTGTCACCGACCAGTTGGGCTCCCAGGGCACCATTTGCGGCGGTGGGCGGTATGACTACCTTATCGAGCAGATTGGTGGCAAGGCAGCGCCTGCCGTTGGCTGGGCGCTCGGGGTGGAACGAGTGCTGGAGCTTTTGAAAGAGCAGGGCAGCGCCATTCCCCCGATATCCCCAGATGTTTATGCCGTCATCCCCGATGTGACCACGTTGCCTGTGGCTATTGCAACACTGGAGAGGTTGCGGGCGCATGGTGTCAGTGCCCAGATGCATGGGGCCCCCGCTTCGGGTGAAGGCATGGGCAGCATGAAATCCCAGTTCAAAAAAGCGGACGCCAGTGGTGCCCGGCATGCGCTTATTTTTGGGGCGGATGAGCTAGCGCGTGGCATGGTCTTGTGCAAATCGTTGCGAGATGGCAGTGGCTCGCAGACCGAGCACCGCCTTGATAATGTTTCCAAGTGGGCCAGCGCCCTCCAAATTTCCCGTTAA
- the ispG gene encoding flavodoxin-dependent (E)-4-hydroxy-3-methylbut-2-enyl-diphosphate synthase: MENKVSDTAPINVATPAPRRSRQAQVVWGSRIVTVGGDAPVRVQSMTNTDTVDAIGTAIQVKELAQAGSEFVRITVNTPEAAAAVPYIREQLDRMGESVPLVGDFHYNGHRLLTDFPDCAQALSKYRINPGNVGKGDKRDRQFGQMIEAAMRWSKPVRIGVNWGSLDQELLASLMDANSRRSLPWDARQVMYEALITSAVESARRAEDMGLDGNQIILSCKVSGVQDLISVYRELARRCDYALHLGLTEAGMGTKGTVASATALSILLQEGIGDTIRVSLTPQPGEARTQEVVVASEILQSLGLRIFVPSVTACPGCGRTTSNTFQDLAKQIDDFLRAQMPVWRVRYPGVENLKIAVMGCIVNGPGESKHADVGISLPGTGEAPAAPVFIDGEKVLTLRGDNIANEFHQIVENYIEKRFGAVPSAA, from the coding sequence GTGGAAAACAAGGTCAGCGATACTGCTCCGATCAACGTGGCAACGCCGGCACCTCGCCGCTCCAGGCAGGCACAGGTAGTGTGGGGGTCTCGCATTGTCACTGTGGGTGGAGATGCGCCGGTGCGCGTCCAGTCCATGACCAATACGGACACCGTGGACGCGATCGGTACGGCCATCCAGGTGAAGGAACTTGCCCAGGCGGGGTCGGAGTTTGTCCGCATCACCGTCAACACACCAGAGGCGGCGGCGGCGGTTCCGTATATACGGGAGCAACTGGATCGGATGGGGGAAAGTGTCCCCCTGGTCGGCGATTTTCATTACAACGGACATCGACTCCTGACGGATTTTCCGGATTGTGCGCAGGCATTGTCGAAATACCGCATCAATCCGGGCAACGTCGGTAAGGGCGACAAGCGTGATCGCCAGTTTGGCCAAATGATTGAAGCTGCAATGCGGTGGAGCAAGCCGGTTCGCATCGGTGTCAATTGGGGAAGCCTTGATCAAGAGCTGCTGGCAAGCCTCATGGACGCCAATAGCCGACGTTCGCTTCCCTGGGACGCGCGCCAGGTGATGTATGAGGCGCTGATCACTTCAGCGGTGGAGTCCGCGCGTCGTGCCGAAGACATGGGTCTGGACGGCAATCAGATCATCCTGTCGTGCAAGGTCAGTGGTGTTCAGGACCTGATTTCGGTTTACCGTGAGTTGGCGCGCCGATGCGATTACGCGCTGCATCTGGGCCTCACGGAAGCGGGCATGGGAACCAAGGGAACCGTTGCATCTGCCACCGCGTTGTCGATCTTGCTGCAAGAGGGTATCGGCGACACCATTCGCGTGTCGCTCACGCCCCAGCCGGGTGAAGCGCGGACGCAGGAGGTGGTGGTGGCGTCGGAGATCCTGCAGTCGCTGGGGTTGCGTATTTTTGTGCCCAGCGTGACGGCTTGCCCAGGTTGTGGCCGCACTACCAGCAACACCTTTCAGGATCTCGCCAAACAGATTGACGACTTTCTTCGCGCACAGATGCCCGTGTGGCGCGTTCGCTATCCCGGTGTGGAAAACCTCAAGATTGCGGTCATGGGTTGCATCGTGAATGGCCCTGGTGAAAGCAAGCACGCTGATGTCGGAATCAGTCTTCCCGGAACCGGCGAAGCGCCCGCTGCCCCGGTGTTCATTGATGGTGAAAAAGTCCTGACCCTGCGGGGTGACAACATTGCCAATGAATTCCACCAGATCGTCGAAAACTACATCGAAAAGCGGTTTGGGGCTGTGCCTTCGGCTGCATAG
- a CDS encoding helix-turn-helix domain-containing protein codes for MNEAMAAQLVAESPDQFVKGVTAGALLRDAREAAGLHIAALAAALKVPVGKLEALEADEFSALPDIVFVRALASSVCRTLKMDPQPVLTLLPQGEGPRLSVGDTSLSAPVKGFTGKSSSTPFAAPGPRPLLWAVGLLLIGAALLIFLPRSLDDDLSAWFKQAWTSTTISTPVADGAQDRPAAVAPAPASAASASGAEVAVFASESTEPVGGAAPASASPSAAASAAGLPTADMLAGVLAFKARSESWIQVRDATGAVVLQRNLAPDESVSVSGALPLAVVIGRADATEVFVRGKPYELGPVSRENVARFEVK; via the coding sequence ATGAATGAGGCGATGGCTGCGCAGTTGGTGGCTGAATCGCCCGACCAATTTGTGAAAGGGGTGACAGCGGGCGCTTTGTTGCGAGATGCCCGTGAGGCTGCAGGGTTGCACATTGCCGCACTGGCTGCTGCCCTGAAGGTTCCTGTGGGCAAGCTCGAAGCCTTGGAGGCGGACGAGTTTTCTGCACTGCCGGACATCGTCTTTGTCCGCGCGCTGGCTTCCAGTGTCTGCCGCACCCTGAAGATGGACCCTCAGCCCGTTTTGACGCTTCTTCCCCAGGGAGAAGGTCCGAGGCTTTCCGTTGGTGATACGAGCCTGAGTGCGCCCGTCAAGGGATTCACGGGTAAGTCGTCCTCTACGCCGTTTGCCGCGCCAGGGCCGCGCCCCTTGCTGTGGGCGGTTGGCCTGCTCCTGATCGGTGCTGCGCTGCTGATTTTCCTACCTCGCAGCCTGGATGACGATTTGTCAGCCTGGTTCAAGCAAGCATGGACAAGCACAACGATTTCAACACCCGTTGCAGATGGGGCGCAGGATCGTCCTGCAGCAGTGGCTCCAGCGCCGGCGAGCGCCGCTTCTGCCTCAGGTGCGGAGGTCGCGGTTTTTGCCAGTGAGTCGACTGAGCCGGTGGGAGGCGCTGCACCCGCTAGCGCTTCACCGTCCGCCGCAGCATCGGCCGCCGGCCTGCCGACTGCCGATATGCTTGCCGGTGTTCTCGCTTTCAAGGCACGCAGCGAATCCTGGATACAGGTTCGTGATGCGACAGGTGCAGTGGTATTGCAGCGCAATCTGGCCCCCGATGAGTCGGTTTCTGTTTCCGGCGCTCTGCCGCTGGCAGTGGTGATTGGCCGGGCGGATGCTACCGAGGTTTTTGTGCGCGGCAAGCCCTATGAGCTCGGCCCCGTGTCCCGTGAAAACGTCGCTCGCTTCGAGGTGAAATAG
- the pilW gene encoding type IV pilus biogenesis/stability protein PilW, with product MVGSIGRWQQYCRWTLMACGALAFFLGLGGCAANGGASASESTADLVTPSDEPDARRRARIRLELASNYFEMGQTAVALDEVKQSLAADSSYADAYNLRGLIYLRLNDFAQAEESFRRAQALRPGDSSLLHNFGWLLCQQKKYVEADQQFLRALTNPGYVARSKTLMARGLCQVGAGQYAEAEQSLIKAYELDAANPVVGYHLSALLLRRNELSRAQFYIRRINNSEYANSESLWLGIKVERALGDIVASRQLADQLRKRFPDSREWGAFERGAFNE from the coding sequence ATGGTGGGATCGATTGGACGCTGGCAGCAATATTGCCGCTGGACGCTCATGGCCTGTGGTGCCCTGGCTTTTTTTCTTGGTCTTGGAGGCTGTGCGGCAAACGGGGGGGCGTCCGCTTCGGAGTCCACTGCCGATCTGGTGACCCCGTCCGATGAGCCCGATGCACGGCGCCGTGCGCGAATCCGCCTGGAGTTGGCCTCCAACTATTTCGAGATGGGGCAAACTGCCGTGGCCCTGGACGAGGTCAAGCAGTCGCTTGCCGCTGATTCGAGCTACGCCGACGCCTACAACCTGCGTGGCCTTATTTATTTGCGCCTCAATGACTTTGCACAGGCGGAAGAGAGCTTTCGCCGGGCACAGGCATTGCGCCCTGGCGACTCCAGTTTGCTGCACAACTTTGGCTGGCTTTTATGTCAGCAGAAAAAGTACGTAGAAGCTGATCAGCAGTTTCTCCGTGCGCTGACCAATCCCGGTTACGTTGCCCGCAGTAAGACCTTGATGGCGAGGGGGCTTTGTCAAGTAGGCGCTGGACAGTATGCAGAAGCAGAGCAGTCCCTGATCAAGGCCTATGAACTCGACGCCGCAAATCCCGTGGTGGGTTATCACCTGTCGGCGCTGCTGTTGCGCCGCAATGAATTGAGTCGTGCGCAGTTTTACATTCGGCGCATCAATAACAGCGAATATGCCAACTCAGAATCCCTGTGGCTGGGGATCAAGGTGGAGCGTGCCTTGGGCGACATCGTGGCTTCAAGGCAGCTTGCCGATCAGTTGCGCAAGCGGTTCCCGGATTCGCGGGAATGGGGTGCTTTTGAACGCGGGGCATTCAATGAATGA
- the rlmN gene encoding 23S rRNA (adenine(2503)-C(2))-methyltransferase RlmN, protein MKTNLLDFDLDGLAEFCGQLGEKRFRATQLFRWIHQRGASDFDDMSDLAVALRSKLAGCAHVQALPVISEHVSADGTVKWLFDVGGGNAVESVFIPEDDRGTLCVSSQAGCAVGCRFCSTGHQGFSRNLTTGEIVAQLWFAEHALRKRLGGASRIISNVVMMGMGEPLQNYSALVPALKVMLDDHGYGLSRRRVTVSTSGVVPMMDRLAQDCPVALAVSLHAPNDALRDYLVPLNRKYPIRELLDACHRYLEHAPRDFITFEYCMLDGVNDQIEHAHQLIELVKPARGSQIRCKFNLIPFNPFPASGLTRSSQAQVAAFAKVLSEAGIVTTVRKTRGDDIDAACGQLAGDVKDRTRALERMAKQRTIVLKQVT, encoded by the coding sequence ATGAAAACCAATCTTCTTGATTTTGATCTCGACGGGCTGGCCGAATTTTGTGGGCAGCTCGGAGAAAAACGGTTTCGTGCCACGCAGCTTTTTCGCTGGATTCACCAACGGGGAGCCAGCGATTTTGACGACATGAGCGATTTGGCCGTCGCGTTGCGAAGTAAGCTGGCGGGCTGTGCGCATGTGCAGGCCCTGCCCGTCATCAGTGAGCATGTATCGGCCGATGGCACCGTCAAATGGTTGTTTGATGTGGGTGGCGGCAACGCCGTCGAGTCGGTTTTTATCCCCGAAGATGACCGGGGAACCCTCTGTGTATCGTCTCAGGCGGGCTGCGCGGTAGGATGCCGTTTTTGCTCAACGGGTCACCAGGGCTTCAGCCGCAACCTCACCACGGGTGAAATTGTGGCGCAGTTGTGGTTTGCCGAGCACGCATTGCGCAAGCGTCTTGGCGGGGCGTCCCGCATCATCTCCAATGTGGTGATGATGGGGATGGGCGAGCCGCTGCAAAACTATTCCGCCCTTGTGCCGGCGCTCAAGGTCATGCTGGATGACCATGGGTACGGCCTGTCGCGCAGGCGCGTCACTGTGTCCACTTCAGGTGTTGTCCCCATGATGGACCGGCTGGCACAGGACTGTCCGGTGGCGTTGGCTGTTTCCTTGCATGCGCCCAATGACGCATTGCGCGATTATCTGGTTCCGCTGAACCGCAAATATCCGATCCGGGAGTTGCTGGATGCCTGCCACCGCTATCTGGAGCATGCACCGCGGGATTTCATCACATTCGAATACTGCATGTTGGACGGCGTGAACGACCAGATCGAGCACGCCCATCAGCTGATTGAACTGGTCAAGCCAGCACGCGGTAGCCAGATCCGCTGCAAATTTAATCTGATTCCGTTCAATCCATTTCCCGCGTCGGGTCTTACGCGCTCTTCCCAGGCACAGGTGGCAGCATTTGCAAAAGTGCTGAGTGAGGCGGGAATTGTCACGACCGTGCGCAAGACGCGCGGAGATGATATCGATGCCGCCTGCGGTCAGTTGGCGGGCGACGTGAAAGACCGCACACGTGCGCTTGAGCGGATGGCAAAGCAACGCACAATCGTGCTCAAACAGGTGACTTAG
- the ndk gene encoding nucleoside-diphosphate kinase, with protein sequence MAIERTLSIIKPDAVAKNVIGQIYARFEAAGLKVVAARMAHLSRLEAEQFYAVHKARPFFKDLVDFMISGPVMIQALEGENAILKNRELMGATDPKKAEAGTIRADFADSIDANAVHGSDAPETAAVEIAFFFAGMNVFSR encoded by the coding sequence ATGGCAATCGAACGTACTCTCTCCATCATCAAGCCCGACGCAGTGGCCAAGAATGTCATTGGCCAGATTTATGCCCGCTTTGAAGCTGCTGGCCTCAAGGTTGTCGCTGCCCGTATGGCGCACCTTTCCCGTCTGGAAGCAGAGCAGTTCTATGCTGTGCACAAGGCGCGCCCATTCTTCAAGGATCTGGTGGATTTCATGATCTCCGGCCCCGTCATGATTCAGGCATTGGAAGGCGAAAACGCAATCTTGAAGAATCGCGAACTGATGGGCGCAACGGATCCAAAGAAGGCCGAGGCCGGCACCATCCGCGCTGATTTTGCAGACAGCATTGATGCCAATGCCGTGCACGGCTCCGACGCACCTGAAACCGCTGCAGTGGAAATCGCCTTCTTCTTCGCGGGCATGAACGTTTTCTCGCGCTGA